The genomic DNA aggggcttgaacccaggtcttcacatatGGCCAAGTGttaactctaccaggtgagctatcccccTGCCTCTGATAAACTTTATTCTATAAATTAGGTGCAGTAAGGGGGTCCGGAAAGTAGcataccagattaagcacacatagtacaaagtgcaaggatcccagttcaagcccctggctggcAACGCAGAGGCCACACGATGCCTGGAGTTACCGTAAAAGACGTGAACCAGCAGGAGTTCGTCCAAGCTCTTGCAGCCTTCCTCAAAAAGTCCGGAAAGCTGAAGGTCCCAGAATGGGTGAACACGGTCAAGCTGGCTAAGCATAAGGAGCTCGCTCCCTATGACGAGAACTGGTTCTACACACAAGCTGCTTCCACAGCACGGCACCTGTACCTTcggggtggtgctggggttggcTCCATGACCAAGATTTATGGAGGACAGCAGAGAAACTGTGTCATGCCCAGCCACTTCAGCAGAGGCTCCAAAAGTGTGGCCCGCCGAGTCCTCCAAGCCCCAGAAGGGCTgaaaatggtggaaaaggaccaagATGGGGGCCACAAACTGACACATCAGGGACAGAGAGATCTGGACAGAATCGCCGGACAGGTGGCAGCTGCCAACGAGCAGCATTAGAACAAATTATGCTGGGTTAATAAATTGCCTCAttcataaaaaatattatttctcttatttcataggacagagagaaattgagaggggagagggagagctagagagggagaaatatagacagtGGCTATTTCATAGAGACGATGGTGGCCTTGGTAGGTGTACCCTGGACAAACATGGGGCTAGACTCAAGGTCAGTGACCCAAGAAGAGTGCTGAGTTCTTACTGCACACGCCTAAACAATGCAGATTGCAATGCTAAACTTCTCTGCAGCCTGCAAGAGTAGATTGACCAAAATAAGAGTTTGCAAAGAAGAACAATATATCCTAGAAGAAACTGTGTTCAGGGTGGGGAGTTGTTGGGGccgggggtaggggtgggggtggggggtggggtggagcagTGATATGGCCGGTTGAGCACACAGCTTTCCAAACACGGAGTTCGAACTCCTGCTCCCTACCTCAGGGGGGAcatctcatgagcagtgaagcaggtcttcatgtgtctttctccttatctccccatcctctatcaaattttctctgtcttatcaaataaaatataaagaagaagaaaataaaagaaaaaagtagggctggggagacagcatagtggttctgcaaaagactttcatttctgaggctctgaggtcccaggttcagaccccagcaccaccataagccagttatGCAGGGCTCTgacgtatctatctatctatctatctatgagtCTAttcatccatctttctctctgtgtttctctcattaaattaaataaaatgtatataaaaacaaagaaaaaatggccactgtgagcaggggactcatagtgcagatatcaagtcccagtgataaacctggtggcaataataatatatatatatatatatcccaggaaTAAATTTAACATACAATAAGTacaaataatagtaattataaacacacacacatatataatacatTTGCTTTTATTCAATGTGTAGTTATCATTCCTTTGTCATAAATTAAGTATGAATATGTGTATGAGTTTGTTTCAGGATTCTTAATTCTGGTCCATTGATTCATgcgtctttttctctgtctttttttttttttttttgctttgttttactggtgggttctggcttatggtggtgctggggattgaacctgagacctcaaagtctcaggcatgaaagatttgtgtaacctctgtgctatctcctcaacccccCATATATCTATTTTCATTCCAACATCATAaaatttaacatatttatttatttatatatttatatatatatattttgcctccagggttattgctgaggctcggtgcctgcactacaaatccactgctcctggaggctattttccccattttgttgcccttgttgcacttgttgtagttattgttgttgttgttgttgtcatagctgttgttgttggataggacagagagaaatcaagagagaaaggaaagacaaagaggaggagagaaagatagacacctgcagaccggcttcactgcttacaaggcgaccccctgcaggtggtgagctggagcctcgaaccaggatccttaagaccCTTAAGACAGCTCTTGCACTTTGTgaaacgtgcgcttaacccattgcactaccacccagtccccttatttatttatttttagacagtgacagagaggagagaggcttttccaggagtggtagaactACATAGGCTTaaagggatatatatagagaggggccgggtggtggcagacTAGGTTgaccatacatgttacaatgcataaggacccaggtttgagcccccagtccccacctgcagggggaaagttttgtgagtggggaagcagggcttcaggggtctctctctctctccctttctctctatccccccattctctcttgaattctgtctctatcaaataaataaatataataaaattttaagtgatatatatttaatatactcTATAATAAATAGTTTCACATCTTTACATCTTCTCCAGTctgcatatattttatttcttgctgTTGAATAATACATCCGGATAAGAGCTAAGGAGATAGCTGGGCCCTTGTTGGAGCACACAActggcatgcctgagactccaaagctgagcagtagtctgctcttcttttcctctctcattctttctttctcaataaatcaataaataaacaaaagagtgCTCTAAGCCATGGGAATTGAACCTCGGGCCTTTggacccaggcatgaaagtcttttttttttcccacagttatctggggctcggtgctcctggaagccattttttcccttttttttttttcttctagggttattgctctggctcggtgcttgcactacaactccactactggcagccatttttttgattttttttttcaataggactgagagaaattgagaagggagggaaagatacagagggatggagaaagataagacacctgcagacctgctttaccgcttgtgaaatgaccccgcTGCAGTTGGGGTatccgggcttgaacctggatcctaagcgagtccttgcgctttgtactatgtgagcttaacttggTGGGCCACTGCCCgaacctccattttttttcttcctttttttttttttgataggacagagagaaattgagatggggtatagagaaggagagagaaagacacatgtgcCGGCGTGCTTCACCGTTTGTGCTTcaggctctgcaggtggggagccagcaactcgaactgggatccttgtgtttcatactatgtgtgcaccatattcttttttttttgcctccagggttattgctggggttcagtgactgcactatgaatccactgctcctggaagctattttttcctctcttgttgttgttgtttgataggacagagagaaatagagagaggaggggaagacagagaggaggagagaaagatacacacctgcagacctgcttcactgcctgtgaagcgacccccctgcaagtggggaaccaggggcttgaatctggatccttacactggtccttgcgcttcgtgccatgtgtgcttaacccactgcactaccacccggcctgccatatttctttctttttttttttttttcctatttttccctccagggttattgctgggctcagtgcccgcaccatgaatccaccgctcctggaggccaccttttcccccttttgttgcccctgttgttgtagcctcgttgtggccattattgttaccattgttgatgttgttcgtcgttggacaggacagagaaaaatggagagaggaggggaagacagacagggtgagagaaagatagacacctgcagacctgctttaccgcctgccaagcgactcccctgcaagtggggagccgggtgcttgaactgggatcctcacgccggtcccagtgctttgtgccacatgtgcttaacccactgcgccaccgcccgaccccctctttatatatatatatgttatcttttctttttaaatatttatttatttatttatttattcccttttgttgcccttgttgttttcttgttgtatttattattattgtcgtcgttgttgaataggacagagagaaatggagagaggagggggaagacagaggggggagaaaaagatagacacctgcagacctgcttcaaagcccatgaagcagctccccttcaagtggggagtcaggggctcgaaccgggatcgttacaccggtccttgtgctttgtgacacctgcacttaacccgctgcgctacagcccaactcccacccatatttattttttaaagtgctaTATACTCTGAACCATCTGTTCCCTGGGAATTATCTGATACTTTACCAGTATATGCCCATTTGATTCTTTAAATCTTGCCAAGTATATATTATTCACCCTACTTGATAACTGAGGGAACTTAGACACAGAGATGATTACAGACCTAAGACAGGATTGCTGACATGCCCAGTGAGAAAGTGATTCAGAACTGGAATATATACACTGGGTGGTGAGTGGAGTGTGATAACAGATACCAGTCAGAGCTATGAAACCATGCCCCTAAAACATACATCTTTGCCAACCAATGCAATAAAAAACAGTTTTAGGCCAGCCTGGCTctcctaagtaaaaaaaaaaaaaaaaaagtatattatttTATAGAAGATTCTCAGGGCATTTGGGTGTATATTGACAGTGGAGaagttcgggagtcgggcggtagcaggcaggtggtgcaaagcgcagggactggcttatggatcccggttcacgcccccggcttcccacctgtaggagagtagcttcacaagtggtgaagcaggtctacaggtgtctatctttctctcttccctctctgtcttctcctctctccatttctctctgtcctatccaaaagcagcgacatcaatcataactacaacaatttaaaaaaagggtaacaaaagggaataagtattttaaaaattaaaaaaaaaaagaaagtggagaaGCTCTAGGCTAGAACAGCATACACCACTAGCAAATAAAAAGGGTCATTCCATCTAGATTATCTTCGAGCGTCCTCTTCTGGCCAAATACCGACATTTCAGCCTGCATTCTGACGGGAAACCTCTGGCCAAACTATTAAATTCCCTAAGCTAGCTAGTCTGAACTTGCTACACAGAGGCCTATCATATTTCATATTCTACCAGTGGGAGGCAGGagttaaattaaaagtaaattatatataaaggagtataaattatatataaaggaGTATGCTGGAGAAAATGAAGTTGACTGAAGATGTATGAGATGCCACAcatctaagtttttaaaaatattttatatctatttatttatttataaatctaAGAAGAGTTCTATTTGAAACAGTGACAGCAGAGTGAAACACCAGCAGAAAGACTATAGTCGAAGTGTAAAGTGTGGGCCTGAGAGATAACACAGTGAAGAGGGGGCTGAACTTGGGAGcatggcatttctttctttctttttttttttttctttatcagaacactgctcagctctggcttatggtggtgcaggggagtgaacttgggacttcggaacctcaggaataacatctctttgcctaaccattatgctatctacccctgcccacatgTCGTTtctaagttcagtctccagcaccccaCGTGGCAGATTGATTCTCTGGTACACCCCCTCcttcctattttactttatttcatttcattttattttttcattgacaCAAGGGTTATTttggggactcagtgcctgcataacaaatccagtactcctggcagtcattattgtcattattttttttatctttttggatggagacagaaagaaatagagaggggaacaggggctggggagacagcataatggttatgcacaaaaagacttccatgcctggggCACCAAAGGTCATAGGaccaacccccagcaccatcatgagtcaaagctgagcagtactccggtaaaaagaaagaaaaaataatggaggggagatagggagagagagagaaagagagaaagagagtcatctgaaccactgcttcaccacgtgtgtgAGGCATCACCTCTGCAGCTGAGtgttagggcttgaacccaggtcattgagcACGGTAATATCTACCTGCCCCCCTACACTGCActgtttttaataaataagtgaaaatgtgCTCTGGAAGGTGACACAATGGATCCATTGTATGTACTAAGATGGTGCtcagggtctctctccctcctttctttctcataaacatatcttttcaaagaaataaaatttaaaacaaaagtaggatcaaaacaaataaacaaaagtcaGTGGTGAGCTGAAAACACAGTAGaagaaacaccacacacacacacacacacacacacacacacacacacacacacaaactaaacaaacaaacaaagaactaaaataaataaaggtcataGAAAACAGTTgtgaaacaaaatagaaaggaacaGTATTTGCACGATAGAGGTTCCAGAATGAGAAACAAGAGACTAAGGGatggagctcttttttttttattaatattatattttatttatttaatatagagacagagcagaatggagagggaaggtggagatagagaggctgaaagaaagagagacacctgcagaactgtatCATTACTCattaagttttccccctacagatggggcccagggccttgaacttgggtcctcgtgcatggtaccgtgtgcactcaaccaggtgtgtcatcaacCAGCCCACTCTTTTGAAACTACTTATTAGGTGTCGGGCGATggggcaccaggttaaacacacacggTACCATGTGTTCAAGGAGTCAAGCAAATAATGCAgatgtatctctctcctttttctcagcggggaagcaattacagaagccaaatcttccaccttctgcaccccataatgaccctgggtccatactcccagagggataaagaataggggagctatcaagggaggggatgggatatggagccctgggggtgggaattgtattgaaatgtacctttcttatcctgtaGTTTGTCAATACTACCATTatataagtaaaacaaacaaacaaattaaaaagaaaaaaacctgttaGAAGATAACCCAAGTCAAGCATGAGATGGAGAAGAGGGGGGCTTGGTCTTGTAAGACTAGTAGGTACAgaaaagacagagactgggagaagTAGGAACAAAGTCAAGATCCCGGGCAGACAGAAAGCCTGAAATCCTGGACTCCTTGGAGCTCACTGAGTACAGTGCAAATCTTACCAGAGCCAGAGGAGCAGAAACACCGTGCCTTCTACCACAAATCATATCAAGTTCCTGCCATCAGAATAATTCCACGTTCACCTCGTCTGCGACATCTGGGAGccatttttcttccctctagatagagagtgagagacagtgaaaaattggcagggagagagaactagaaaaaatagtgtgtctgtctctctatctatctcctccttctctctcaatttctctctgtcatatcaaataaataaaaatatttatggggcgGGGTAAGGGCACaccacctggttgtgtgcacatgtcaccatgctcaagaagCCGGGTTCAAGCCGTTGGTCTctgcctgtagggggaagcttcgtgagtagtAAAACAGGACTACTGttgtctctatatctccctctctagcccccccactcagtttctctgtccacatgaaaaatcaataaatgcaatttaaaaaactaatgctataaaaattttaaatagaaaagaaaaatgttgggcgggggaaacagcatgatggttatgcaaacagactcacataactgaggctcctaaatcccaggttcaatcccccgcaccaccataaaccagagctgagcagtgctctggtgtttctctctctctctttttctctctccctgtgtgtgtgtgtgtgtgtgtgtatctgcatctctttcaagaaaataaaataaacaaaattaaaaaaagaaaaatgtttattaacaagaaagggagaaaagggggggccaggcagtggcacacttggttgagcacacatgttactatgcacaaggacctggactcgagtctcaggtccccacctgtaggtgagaagcttcaagagcagtaaaacagtgctgcaggaagaatgaaactgaaccactatatttcaccaagcacaaaaggaaattccaaatggatcaaagacttggatgttagaccagaaactatcaaatacttagaggaaaatattggcagaactcttttcagtacaaatcttaaagacattttcagtgaaacgaatccaattactaagaagactcaataataataataaaccaacgagactacatcaaattaaaaagcttcttctgcacagcaaaagaaatcaccacccaaaacaagagacccttcacagaatgggagaagatcttcacatgccacacattagacaagaggctaataaccaaaatatataaagagctcaccaaactaagcaacaagaaaacaaatgaacccatacgaaaaaaaggggagaggatatgaacagaatattctccatagaagagatccaacaatgagttaccacttcacttctgtgagactgtcatacatcagaaaaggtagtggcaacaaatgctggagaggttgtggggagaaaggaaccccCCCcctcactactggtgggaatgtcagttggtccaacccctatggagagcagtctggagaactctcagaagtctataagtggacctaccccatgatcatgcatttcctctcctgggcatatatcctaaggaaccaatcacacccacccaaaaagatctgtatatacctttGTCTATAGCAACACAAaaattgtgtgttttttttttaatttataaaatggaaacactgacaagaccataggataagaggggtacaatttccaccaccagaactccacagcacaatttgtaatagccaaaacctggaagcaagcagatgtccaacaacagatgagtggctaagcaggttgtggtctatatacacaatagaatactactcgaATATtacaatggtgatttcaccattttcagcccatcttggatggagcttgaagaaatcatgttaagtgagataagtcagaaacagaaggatgaatatgggttgatctcactcacaggcagatgttgaaaaacaagatcagaaaagaaaacacacacaaaaaaagaaagaaaggaaggaaggaagagagaaagaaagaaagaaagaaagaaagaaagaaagaaagaaagagagagaaaggaaggaaaaagcaaACGCAgtccaagcagaacttggactggagttggtgtactgcaccaaagtacagGACGCTGGGGGtgaaggtcctggaacatgatggcagaggaggacctagtgaggggtgtattgttatgtggaaatgttaagcatgtacagactattgtatttcactgccaattgtaaaccattaatccccaataaaaaataatttaaaaaaggaaaagaaaatggaaagaaaataaagttgaACCTTAGTTTCctcgtgtttaaaatgaaaaGGCTCATAAAGATGAATTTGCTTATAGAAATGTTATAATAAGTAATTTACAAGTAAGTGCATTGTAGGACGATACTGCAAACTTAGATTTACAAGCAGAAAGTGCATACACAATTATAAATAAAGGTTATGCAACCATATGATTCTTTTATCTTGCAATGATGAACTTCCTAACTGAATATCATTTCAGTTATGCATTTCCTCTTTTAGAGAAGACAACTGATAATGATAAAATTCAGTGTGACTTTTCTTTATAGTATAGCTGTATTTTTACATACCACAAAAACTTCTAGTATCAAGAAGTTTTATAAGAATTATGCATAAGAGAAAAAATCAAATTACTTCAGTACTTTCATACACCAGAAAGGTGATGTACTACTgacatgttaagcacacatagtgcaaagtgctaggacaagaatcccagttcaagttcccaATCCCCATGGGCAGGcagggcttcacaagcggtgaagcaggtctgcaggtgtttgtctatttgtctctctccctctctatcttccccacacctctcaatttctctctgtcttatacaacaacaataatagcaacaacaatgggaaaaagatggccactaggagcagtggattcgtagtgtaggcaccaaacccagaGATCAacctggagattaaaaaaaaaaagaaaacaaagtttgTAGTACAGTTTCTGACACTTAGGTACAAGCCCTCACCTCCCTGTAGTGTATATCTGAAAGACTGTcacccaacctaggtccttttcccccATTATGCTCCAAGATCCCAGTGTTCCTCCAACCCACCCTTTCCCCCTccattcccagagtcctttgctttggtgcaatacaccacacccagtccaagtttctccTTATGGTTTCCtttactgtccttgcttcttaggTTCTACCTATGcatgaaatcatccagtattcTTTCTGttcattctggcttatctcacttcgaGATTCATCCAAAATGTGGGAAAGAAGATGgtctcataatttttaacagctgcataatattctattgtgtatacataccacaacttcctaAGCCACTCCTCTGTCATTGGCATCTGTGCTGCTTCCAAGTTTAAGCTATTAGaggctgtgctgctatgaacataggtatacagaggTCTCTTCAaagagctaataaccaaaatacataaagaaatcaccaaactcagcaataaaatatttttaattaaggaaatgttgtcggtctgcttctaaaaccccttctgtttcactggtttaaccccccctgcttaacactgtattctatttacataaccactgttaactaagcattaccctgcctccagggcattggtttaatcctcactgttttgcacgctttttccttctccccaccctctatcctagatacatcctcttcggacctgacacttccacctcaggatatataaggacagga from Erinaceus europaeus chromosome X, mEriEur2.1, whole genome shotgun sequence includes the following:
- the LOC103126451 gene encoding small ribosomal subunit protein eS19-like, with product MPGVTVKDVNQQEFVQALAAFLKKSGKLKVPEWVNTVKLAKHKELAPYDENWFYTQAASTARHLYLRGGAGVGSMTKIYGGQQRNCVMPSHFSRGSKSVARRVLQAPEGLKMVEKDQDGGHKLTHQGQRDLDRIAGQVAAANEQH